In Arthrobacter alpinus, a single window of DNA contains:
- the thrB gene encoding homoserine kinase, producing the protein MTSPLLKTPASGATATVRVPGTSANLGPGFDSLGLAVSLYDTLSITILDAPGLEFDLSGEGVADLPRDATHLVVKTMDVAWARLGYSRGGLRVTAQNVLPHGRGLGSSASAIVAAIMAANALVAVEDQQDKAWVLQLASELEGHPDNVAPAIFGAVAVSWQEGASFATAKVTPSDAVVPVVAIPNVELKTERARGMLPDSVSHADAAANSGRAALLMHALSAQPELLLAGTRDYLHQDYRAEAMPTSAALVSALREQGFAAFISGAGPTVMVLANGGEQAQEVLAVIEQLGKKATQQGQLGVSWRVLRLQVDLEGAKVEVQTGS; encoded by the coding sequence ATGACTTCCCCGCTTTTGAAAACTCCTGCATCAGGGGCAACCGCCACGGTGCGCGTGCCAGGCACAAGCGCCAACCTCGGCCCAGGCTTTGACTCGCTGGGTTTGGCGGTTTCACTGTATGACACCTTGAGCATCACGATTTTGGATGCTCCCGGGTTGGAGTTTGATTTGAGCGGGGAAGGCGTGGCGGATCTTCCTCGCGATGCTACCCACCTGGTCGTGAAGACCATGGACGTTGCCTGGGCCCGCCTCGGCTACAGCCGCGGCGGCTTGCGTGTCACGGCACAAAATGTTTTGCCGCATGGCCGCGGGTTGGGATCCTCGGCCTCGGCGATCGTGGCGGCCATCATGGCAGCCAACGCGCTGGTGGCCGTTGAAGACCAGCAAGACAAGGCCTGGGTTCTCCAGCTCGCATCTGAGCTGGAAGGACACCCGGACAACGTGGCCCCGGCCATTTTTGGTGCGGTTGCCGTCTCCTGGCAGGAAGGCGCCTCTTTCGCCACTGCCAAGGTCACTCCGTCGGACGCGGTTGTCCCCGTAGTGGCCATCCCCAACGTTGAGCTTAAGACTGAGCGCGCCCGCGGCATGCTGCCCGATTCCGTGTCCCATGCCGACGCCGCCGCCAACTCGGGCCGGGCCGCACTGCTCATGCACGCGCTTTCCGCCCAGCCGGAACTGCTGCTGGCCGGCACCCGCGACTACCTGCACCAGGACTACCGTGCCGAGGCCATGCCAACCAGCGCAGCCCTCGTGTCTGCACTGCGGGAGCAAGGCTTTGCGGCCTTCATTTCTGGCGCCGGCCCCACCGTCATGGTCCTTGCCAACGGCGGCGAGCAGGCACAGGAGGTCCTCGCGGTCATCGAGCAACTGGGCAAGAAGGCGACGCAGCAAGGTCAACTCGGCGTGTCTTGGCGGGTTTTGCGGCTCCAGGTGGACCTTGAAGGTGCTAAAGTGGAAGTGCAAACTGGTTCATAA
- a CDS encoding CynX/NimT family MFS transporter, giving the protein MVGKLRPSVWIFAAAIILTASTLRSAVTVVPPLISSINDDLPLSATSIGILGMLPTAAFGLFGFLTPYVIRWASLEKLIILSILVGIVGQIARVLAPNTPLFLVFSVIAFGGLGAGNVLLPPLVKKYFPTKVGLMTALYVTALSLGTAIPAQLAVPIADAANWQVSLAAWAGISTLALIPWLVAMFSPRTTANPASPATSPAAVPAQVDLVIHSASGETFPAKAPKMNLWRSPTAWGLTLMFGCTSLNTYAMFAWLPAVLTEAGLDRGQAGSMLALFAALGLPLSLAIPLIAAKMRNPFPAVLVMLGCFIVGYLGLLLSPASGTWIWVSLAGLGPGTFPLSLLLINHRTRTQLGAGALSGFSQGMGYTFACTGPLFFGLLHQWTGSWTAPFIFLFATLVLLGAGAWIICRPKMLEDDFAPAVP; this is encoded by the coding sequence ATGGTAGGAAAGTTGCGGCCCTCCGTCTGGATTTTCGCAGCGGCCATTATTCTGACGGCGTCGACACTCAGATCCGCCGTAACAGTGGTCCCGCCACTGATTTCCAGTATCAATGACGACCTCCCGCTCAGTGCCACCTCCATCGGCATCCTGGGCATGCTTCCCACGGCGGCGTTCGGACTATTCGGCTTCCTGACACCCTATGTGATCCGCTGGGCCTCGTTGGAGAAGCTCATCATTTTGTCCATTCTGGTGGGAATCGTGGGCCAGATTGCCCGGGTCTTGGCGCCCAACACCCCACTCTTTTTGGTCTTTTCGGTGATTGCCTTCGGCGGTCTGGGTGCCGGCAACGTGCTCCTGCCGCCGCTGGTCAAGAAGTATTTCCCCACCAAGGTGGGCCTGATGACGGCCCTCTACGTGACAGCACTATCGCTCGGCACAGCCATTCCGGCCCAGCTCGCCGTCCCCATCGCCGACGCCGCCAACTGGCAGGTGTCCCTTGCTGCGTGGGCCGGGATCAGCACCCTTGCCTTGATACCGTGGCTGGTTGCCATGTTTTCCCCGCGCACGACGGCGAACCCGGCTTCCCCGGCAACCTCGCCCGCTGCTGTGCCAGCCCAGGTGGATTTGGTGATTCATTCGGCCTCCGGGGAAACCTTCCCGGCCAAGGCTCCGAAAATGAACCTGTGGCGTTCACCCACCGCGTGGGGACTGACCCTCATGTTCGGCTGCACCTCGCTGAACACCTATGCGATGTTCGCCTGGTTGCCGGCCGTCCTGACGGAGGCCGGACTGGATAGGGGACAGGCTGGCTCCATGCTGGCCCTTTTTGCGGCCTTGGGTTTGCCGTTGAGCCTTGCCATCCCCCTTATCGCGGCCAAGATGCGCAATCCGTTCCCGGCCGTGCTGGTCATGCTGGGCTGCTTCATTGTCGGGTACCTGGGACTGCTGCTGTCACCGGCGTCGGGCACCTGGATTTGGGTCTCACTGGCCGGCCTGGGCCCCGGAACGTTCCCGCTGTCACTGCTGCTGATCAACCACCGCACGCGGACCCAGCTCGGGGCCGGCGCGCTCTCCGGGTTCAGCCAAGGGATGGGGTACACCTTCGCCTGCACGGGGCCGCTGTTCTTTGGGCTGTTGCACCAGTGGACTGGCTCGTGGACGGCACCGTTCATCTTCCTGTTCGCCACCTTGGTGCTCCTGGGCGCCGGCGCGTGGATCATTTGCCGCCCCAAGATGCTCGAGGACGACTTTGCCCCTGCGGTGCCCTAA
- the rho gene encoding transcription termination factor Rho, with amino-acid sequence MTDTVTSAAPQAADLDNTAKSAPAKSAGLAGLKLAQLQILAGQLGITGGSRMRKGDLVDAISAHQRGSSVADRPARTAKTTGAKASEAAVDAKTADTKTTARRGTAAKKDAEPVVEAASTEAANTESSSANERPARGRGRSRRAASSDGIITTGSAPVAQESQAAAPAAVEPAAADASSQQPGENDGENRRSRTRNNRRAQGGGRQQESAPEAAVSTEAAPVEATEAAQTVQATEGENTAEGENAERGNRNQRNNRNQRNAGERSGNDRNDRGQGNANANASTGGNNASNNNANNNDDEDGSRNNRNRRNRRDRNVNETSDRNDRNDRSGNNNSRNDRNDRFRDRNERRRGRTQGPDFDDTEVTEDDVLLPVAGILDILENYAFVRTSGYLPGSNDVYVSLSQVKKYNLRKGDAVVGAIRAPREGEDRSNAQSARQKFNALVRVTSVNGKNPDELKDRVEFAKLVPLYPSERLRLETDPKKVGPRVIDLVAPIGKGQRGLIVSPPKAGKTLILQAIANAITINNPEVHLMMVLVDERPEEVTDMQRTVKGEVIASTFDRPADDHTQVAELSIERAKRLVEMGMDVVVLLDSMTRLGRAYNNSAPSSGRILSGGVDSAALYPPKRFFGAARNIENGGSLTILATALVETGSKADEVIFEEFKGTGNMELRLSRQLADKRIFPAVDVNASGTRREENLLSPEEVKIMWRLRRVLSGLEMQQSLELLTSKIRETGSNVEFLMQIQKTTLGSKAEQDK; translated from the coding sequence GTGACCGACACCGTAACTTCAGCTGCTCCCCAGGCCGCTGATTTGGACAACACTGCTAAGAGCGCACCTGCAAAGTCCGCAGGACTGGCTGGCCTGAAATTGGCTCAGCTGCAGATTCTGGCAGGCCAGCTGGGCATCACCGGCGGCTCGCGCATGCGCAAGGGGGATCTTGTTGACGCAATTTCAGCCCACCAGCGTGGCTCCTCGGTAGCTGACCGCCCGGCTCGCACCGCCAAGACCACCGGTGCCAAGGCATCCGAGGCCGCCGTTGACGCCAAGACGGCCGATACCAAGACCACAGCCAGGCGTGGCACCGCTGCCAAGAAGGATGCTGAGCCGGTCGTTGAAGCCGCCAGCACCGAGGCCGCGAACACCGAATCAAGCTCCGCCAATGAGCGCCCGGCCCGAGGCCGTGGCCGTAGCCGCCGTGCTGCCAGCAGCGATGGCATCATCACCACCGGTTCCGCACCCGTAGCCCAGGAATCGCAGGCAGCCGCACCGGCCGCCGTTGAGCCTGCCGCAGCTGACGCAAGTAGCCAGCAGCCAGGCGAGAACGACGGCGAGAACCGCCGTTCGCGGACCCGCAACAACCGTCGTGCCCAGGGTGGCGGACGCCAGCAGGAATCCGCTCCCGAGGCTGCAGTGTCCACCGAGGCAGCGCCGGTTGAGGCCACCGAAGCGGCCCAGACAGTTCAGGCGACTGAGGGTGAGAACACCGCCGAGGGCGAGAATGCTGAGCGCGGGAACCGCAACCAGCGCAACAACCGCAACCAGCGAAACGCTGGCGAGCGTTCGGGCAACGACCGCAATGACCGTGGTCAGGGCAACGCCAACGCCAATGCCTCCACCGGCGGCAACAATGCCAGCAACAACAACGCCAACAACAACGACGACGAAGACGGCTCTCGCAACAACCGCAACCGCCGCAACCGCCGTGACCGCAATGTCAACGAAACTTCCGATCGCAATGACCGTAACGATCGCAGTGGCAATAACAACAGCCGCAACGATCGCAACGACCGTTTCCGCGACCGCAACGAGCGCCGCCGCGGACGCACCCAGGGTCCGGACTTTGATGACACCGAGGTAACCGAGGACGACGTCCTGCTGCCCGTAGCTGGTATCTTGGACATCCTTGAGAACTACGCATTTGTGCGTACCTCCGGATACCTGCCCGGTTCGAACGACGTTTACGTCTCCCTGTCGCAGGTCAAGAAGTACAACCTGCGCAAGGGCGACGCCGTGGTTGGTGCCATTCGTGCACCGCGCGAAGGCGAAGACCGCAGCAACGCTCAGAGCGCCCGCCAGAAGTTCAACGCACTGGTGCGCGTCACGAGCGTCAATGGCAAGAACCCTGACGAGCTCAAGGACCGTGTTGAGTTCGCCAAGCTGGTTCCGCTGTACCCGTCCGAACGCCTGCGCCTGGAAACCGACCCCAAGAAGGTCGGACCCCGTGTAATTGACCTGGTTGCCCCGATCGGCAAGGGCCAGCGTGGCCTGATCGTGTCCCCTCCCAAGGCCGGCAAGACACTGATTCTGCAGGCAATCGCCAACGCCATCACGATCAACAACCCTGAGGTTCACCTCATGATGGTCCTGGTTGACGAACGCCCTGAAGAAGTCACAGACATGCAGCGCACCGTCAAGGGTGAGGTTATTGCCTCAACCTTCGACCGCCCCGCCGATGATCACACACAGGTTGCCGAACTCTCCATCGAGCGCGCCAAGCGACTCGTGGAAATGGGCATGGATGTTGTTGTCCTGTTGGACTCCATGACCCGTCTGGGCCGTGCCTACAACAACTCGGCTCCGTCCTCGGGCCGTATCCTCTCCGGTGGTGTGGACTCCGCAGCCCTGTACCCGCCCAAGCGTTTCTTCGGTGCAGCCCGCAACATTGAAAACGGCGGCTCGCTGACCATCCTGGCCACGGCACTGGTGGAAACCGGTTCCAAGGCTGACGAGGTCATCTTCGAGGAGTTCAAGGGAACCGGCAACATGGAGCTCCGCCTGTCACGCCAGCTGGCCGACAAGCGCATCTTCCCGGCCGTGGATGTCAACGCTTCGGGTACCCGGCGCGAAGAAAACCTGCTTTCTCCTGAAGAAGTAAAGATCATGTGGCGCCTGCGCCGCGTGCTCTCCGGTCTGGAAATGCAGCAGTCACTTGAACTGCTGACCTCCAAGATCCGTGAAACAGGCTCCAACGTCGAGTTCCTCATGCAGATCCAGAAGACCACCCTGGGTTCCAAGGCCGAACAAGACAAGTAG
- the argS gene encoding arginine--tRNA ligase — protein sequence MTPEELSAAITTSLNEAVSAGELSVPAEALPTEVKVDRPKSREHGDWATNIALQLAKPAGVAPRKIAEILQTRLSEIPGVSKVDIAGPGFLNITVDAAAAGELAKAIVENGEAFGTNTAMAGTKINLEFVSANPTGPIHLGGTRWAAVGDSLARIFQSQGADVTREYYFNDHGNQIDKFARSLLASAKGEPAPEDGYGGAYIEDIAKEVMANNPAILESEDPQEEFRAQGVELMFAAIRASLHEFGVDFDVYFHENSLFEDGAVEKLLDQLKGSGNMYLKDGAWWLNSTDYGDDKDRVVIKSDGNAAYIAGDIAYFKNKRDRGFDLCIYMLGADHHGYVARLKAAAAAMGDDANRVEVLIGQMVNLVQDGKPVRMSKRAGTVVTMEDLVEVVGTDAARYSLARFSSDSNIDVDLDVLTKKSNENPVFYVQYAHARTRAVGRNAAAAGVERTAFDAAALSHATESELLAVLGQYPGVLTQAAAFREPHRVARHLEVIAGAYHRWYDACRVTPMGEEAITDVNRTRLWLNDAVAQVLANGLSLLGVSAPDRM from the coding sequence GTGACTCCTGAAGAACTTTCTGCCGCCATTACCACCTCCCTCAATGAAGCCGTCAGCGCAGGTGAACTTTCTGTTCCCGCCGAGGCCCTGCCCACGGAAGTCAAGGTGGACCGGCCCAAGAGCCGCGAGCACGGCGACTGGGCCACCAACATAGCGCTTCAGCTGGCCAAGCCGGCTGGCGTTGCACCGCGCAAGATCGCCGAGATCCTGCAAACGCGCCTGAGTGAAATTCCCGGCGTTTCCAAGGTTGACATTGCCGGCCCCGGCTTTCTGAACATCACCGTTGACGCGGCCGCAGCGGGCGAGCTGGCCAAGGCGATCGTTGAAAACGGTGAAGCCTTCGGTACCAACACCGCCATGGCTGGCACCAAGATCAACCTGGAATTCGTCTCCGCCAACCCCACTGGCCCCATCCACTTGGGGGGCACCCGCTGGGCAGCCGTTGGTGATTCCCTGGCCCGCATCTTCCAGTCACAGGGCGCAGACGTCACCCGTGAGTACTACTTCAACGATCACGGCAACCAGATCGATAAGTTTGCCCGTTCACTTCTTGCCAGCGCCAAGGGCGAGCCCGCACCGGAAGACGGCTACGGCGGAGCGTACATCGAGGACATCGCCAAGGAAGTCATGGCGAACAACCCCGCCATCCTTGAGTCAGAGGACCCGCAGGAAGAGTTCCGCGCCCAGGGCGTGGAGCTCATGTTCGCCGCCATTCGCGCCTCGCTGCACGAGTTCGGCGTGGACTTTGACGTCTACTTCCACGAGAACTCCCTCTTTGAGGACGGCGCCGTGGAAAAGCTCCTTGACCAGCTCAAGGGCTCAGGCAACATGTACTTGAAGGACGGCGCCTGGTGGCTGAACTCCACCGATTACGGCGACGACAAGGACCGCGTGGTCATCAAGTCCGACGGCAACGCCGCCTACATTGCCGGCGACATTGCGTACTTCAAGAACAAGCGTGACCGTGGTTTTGACCTGTGCATCTACATGCTCGGTGCCGATCACCACGGTTATGTGGCCCGCCTGAAGGCCGCTGCTGCCGCCATGGGTGACGACGCAAACCGTGTTGAGGTCCTGATCGGCCAGATGGTGAACCTGGTTCAGGACGGCAAGCCGGTCCGCATGTCCAAGCGCGCCGGTACCGTTGTCACGATGGAAGACCTCGTTGAGGTTGTCGGAACCGATGCCGCCCGCTACTCATTGGCCCGCTTCTCCAGCGATTCCAACATCGATGTTGACTTGGACGTGCTGACCAAGAAGTCCAACGAGAACCCCGTGTTCTACGTACAGTACGCCCACGCCCGGACCCGTGCGGTAGGCCGCAACGCCGCTGCCGCTGGGGTTGAACGCACCGCTTTCGATGCCGCAGCCTTGAGCCACGCCACCGAATCTGAACTGCTGGCCGTTCTGGGCCAGTACCCAGGCGTGCTCACCCAGGCCGCCGCGTTCCGCGAACCGCACCGCGTGGCCCGTCACCTGGAAGTTATTGCCGGTGCCTACCATCGTTGGTACGACGCCTGCCGCGTGACCCCCATGGGTGAGGAAGCCATTACCGATGTGAACCGCACCCGCCTCTGGCTCAACGACGCCGTGGCCCAGGTCCTGGCCAACGGCCTCTCCCTGCTGGGCGTTTCCGCCCCGGATCGGATGTAA
- a CDS encoding GH1 family beta-glucosidase gives MNQNTSDLFPRDFVWGVSTAAYQIEGATTAGGRGRSSWDAFVAEPGRITNGDTGDTACDHYHRYPEDIALMKELGVDAYRFSFSWSRIQPGGRGAVNGAGLGFYDKLVDGLLEAGIQPSPTLFHWDTPLELEQAGGWLNRDTAERFAEYAAVLGGHFADRIPRWITINEPAALTLLGYGAGIHAPGLALGFDALPAAQHLLLAHGLGVQALRSAGAGNIGIANNHAATWPASENQADQQAAGLYDALTNRMFADPILTGAYPGALTPFLPPLPDGDLATISVPIDWYGVNSYNPVLVGAPTAGGAALVDGHALDASLPFELRELEGYPRTDFDWPVVPDALTDLLLGFKDRYGSKLPPIVITENGAAYNVGPDDDGRVPDVRRIDYTNAHLQALAAAMGAGVDVRGYFHWSLMDNFEWAAGYSQRFGLVHIDYETQKRTPKDSYYWYQQLIRSSKGAGA, from the coding sequence ATGAACCAGAACACCAGTGATTTGTTCCCACGTGATTTTGTGTGGGGTGTGTCCACCGCCGCATACCAAATTGAAGGTGCCACTACGGCGGGCGGCCGTGGGCGCTCCAGTTGGGATGCGTTCGTGGCCGAACCCGGCCGCATCACCAACGGTGACACTGGAGACACCGCGTGCGACCACTACCATCGGTACCCAGAAGACATTGCGCTCATGAAGGAGCTGGGCGTCGATGCGTACCGTTTCAGTTTCTCCTGGTCGCGCATTCAGCCCGGCGGCCGCGGAGCGGTGAACGGGGCCGGGCTTGGCTTTTACGATAAATTGGTTGACGGCTTGCTCGAGGCCGGAATACAGCCCAGCCCCACTCTTTTCCACTGGGACACTCCCCTGGAACTTGAACAGGCCGGTGGTTGGCTCAATCGCGATACGGCCGAACGCTTTGCCGAGTACGCCGCCGTTCTTGGCGGGCATTTTGCCGACAGAATCCCGCGCTGGATCACCATCAACGAACCGGCTGCCCTGACCCTCCTTGGTTACGGCGCCGGCATCCATGCCCCGGGGCTTGCGCTTGGTTTTGATGCCCTGCCGGCGGCCCAGCATCTTCTTCTGGCACACGGGCTGGGCGTCCAGGCGCTGCGCTCGGCCGGGGCAGGCAACATTGGCATCGCGAACAACCACGCGGCAACGTGGCCTGCCAGCGAGAATCAAGCAGATCAGCAGGCCGCCGGACTCTATGACGCCTTGACCAACCGGATGTTTGCCGATCCCATCCTCACCGGCGCCTACCCCGGGGCGTTGACGCCATTCCTGCCACCCCTGCCCGACGGCGATTTAGCCACCATTTCCGTCCCCATCGACTGGTACGGCGTCAACAGCTACAACCCTGTTCTGGTGGGTGCGCCCACGGCCGGCGGGGCGGCGCTGGTCGACGGACACGCACTGGATGCCTCACTGCCCTTCGAACTGCGGGAGTTGGAAGGCTACCCGCGCACCGACTTTGACTGGCCGGTGGTGCCCGATGCGCTCACGGACTTGCTGCTGGGTTTCAAGGATCGTTACGGCAGCAAGCTCCCACCCATTGTCATCACGGAAAACGGCGCCGCTTACAACGTTGGCCCGGACGATGACGGACGGGTTCCGGATGTGCGCAGGATCGACTACACAAACGCCCATCTGCAGGCTTTGGCGGCCGCCATGGGAGCCGGGGTGGATGTTCGCGGCTACTTTCATTGGTCGCTCATGGACAACTTTGAGTGGGCGGCAGGCTACTCCCAACGCTTTGGCTTGGTCCACATCGACTACGAAACGCAGAAGCGCACGCCCAAGGACTCCTATTACTGGTACCAACAGCTCATTCGGTCATCCAAGGGTGCGGGCGCCTAG
- a CDS encoding homoserine dehydrogenase, with the protein MKTLKVALLGAGNVGSQVARILLEDTEVLAARTGARLELVGIAVRNVDAPREYAAPRELYTTDASALVRGADIVIELMGGLEPARTLILESIEHGATVVTGNKALLAVDGPALYEKADQAGVQLSYEAAVAGAIPILRPITDSLAGDKITRVMGIVNGTTNFILDAMDSTGAEFSDALAEATRLGYAEADPTADIEGHDAAAKGAILASLAFHTRYALEDVYCEGITGVTATDIAAAKDAGYVIKLLAIAEKLDGGVSVRVHPTLLPREHPLGAVRGAFNAVFVEAESAGELMFYGRGAGGSPTASAVMGDVVSAARRLVLGGPGRTDSTIEVLPVLPIDAVSTRYYIHLDAADQPGVLSKISALFAENGVSIESMRQTVHREHGENEGPGSAELRIVTHRAGEAALAATVKAINGLDVINSVTSVLRVEGV; encoded by the coding sequence ATCAAGACCTTGAAAGTGGCGCTCCTTGGCGCCGGAAATGTGGGCTCGCAAGTTGCCCGCATTTTGCTTGAAGACACCGAGGTCCTCGCGGCCCGCACGGGTGCTCGGCTGGAACTGGTGGGCATTGCGGTGCGCAACGTTGACGCTCCGCGCGAATATGCAGCTCCCCGTGAGCTGTACACCACCGACGCCTCGGCGTTGGTTCGTGGTGCGGACATTGTCATCGAGCTCATGGGCGGCCTTGAGCCTGCCCGCACGCTGATCCTGGAATCCATTGAGCACGGGGCAACCGTGGTCACGGGCAACAAGGCGCTGCTGGCTGTTGACGGCCCCGCGTTGTATGAGAAGGCTGATCAGGCCGGTGTGCAGCTCTCCTACGAGGCAGCCGTGGCCGGGGCCATTCCGATCCTGCGCCCCATCACTGACTCCCTGGCCGGGGACAAGATCACCCGCGTCATGGGCATTGTCAACGGCACCACGAACTTCATCCTGGATGCCATGGACTCCACGGGCGCGGAATTTTCCGACGCCCTGGCCGAGGCTACCCGCCTGGGTTACGCCGAGGCGGATCCAACAGCGGACATTGAAGGTCACGACGCGGCAGCCAAGGGTGCCATCCTGGCGTCGCTGGCTTTCCACACCCGCTACGCGCTTGAAGATGTGTACTGCGAGGGCATCACCGGTGTCACGGCTACGGATATTGCCGCAGCCAAGGATGCCGGCTACGTCATCAAGCTTTTGGCCATTGCCGAAAAGCTCGACGGCGGCGTCAGCGTGCGCGTGCACCCCACACTGCTGCCTCGCGAGCACCCCCTGGGTGCCGTGCGCGGCGCCTTCAACGCCGTGTTTGTTGAAGCAGAGTCCGCCGGAGAGCTCATGTTCTATGGCCGTGGTGCTGGCGGTTCGCCGACGGCATCGGCTGTCATGGGAGACGTTGTTTCAGCGGCACGCCGCCTGGTCTTGGGCGGCCCGGGTCGCACGGATTCCACCATTGAGGTGCTGCCCGTTCTGCCCATCGACGCTGTGTCAACGCGCTACTACATCCATTTGGATGCAGCCGACCAGCCCGGTGTCCTGTCCAAGATTTCAGCGCTTTTTGCCGAGAACGGCGTTTCGATCGAGTCGATGCGCCAGACCGTGCACCGTGAGCATGGCGAGAATGAGGGGCCCGGTTCCGCCGAGCTGCGCATTGTCACCCACCGTGCAGGTGAGGCTGCCTTGGCAGCAACCGTCAAGGCCATCAATGGCCTGGACGTCATAAATTCAGTTACGAGTGTCTTGAGGGTGGAGGGAGTCTAA
- a CDS encoding endonuclease/exonuclease/phosphatase family protein: MALLRKQHHAAQQSRPLPHLGILVASGSLALAFVMAFHSRLPDIAGLGLIVDSGLIWFGTLIPVLGLLAIMARRKRLAIAVMVPAVIWSFMFLPGMVPLAWSAPATSATSLTVASQNVQAGSGTAADSARVLAATAAEVVALQEIDGASRSAVDAELNPHYEFSYRIGTVGLWSNYPILNARPEGLGLGWNRALSADLQTPAGLVRIYVVHAASARPFQHSDRDTMLANLAQTISEDPSGKVIAVGDFNAASTDRHFSLLTQHLNEPLQDNPLAGFSWPVSPLPVTRLDHILQRGMSATSNSLMPAGDSDHLAIRASFNL; the protein is encoded by the coding sequence ATGGCATTGCTCCGCAAACAACACCACGCTGCTCAGCAGTCCCGGCCCCTCCCGCACCTTGGCATACTTGTTGCAAGCGGCTCCCTTGCCCTTGCATTCGTCATGGCCTTTCATTCACGGCTTCCCGACATCGCCGGTCTGGGTCTCATTGTGGATTCAGGACTCATCTGGTTTGGCACCCTGATTCCCGTACTGGGCCTGCTGGCCATCATGGCCCGCCGCAAGCGCTTGGCGATCGCCGTGATGGTTCCGGCAGTTATTTGGTCATTCATGTTCCTTCCGGGCATGGTTCCACTGGCCTGGTCGGCCCCCGCGACGTCAGCAACGTCCCTGACGGTTGCCAGTCAAAACGTGCAGGCCGGGTCAGGCACGGCGGCCGACTCGGCGAGAGTCCTTGCGGCCACGGCCGCCGAGGTGGTTGCCCTGCAAGAGATCGACGGCGCATCCCGGAGCGCTGTCGACGCCGAGCTCAACCCCCACTATGAGTTCTCCTATCGGATCGGCACGGTTGGGCTGTGGAGCAACTACCCAATTCTCAACGCCCGGCCGGAAGGCCTGGGACTGGGCTGGAATCGGGCCCTGTCGGCCGATCTTCAGACCCCTGCGGGGCTGGTGCGCATCTACGTGGTTCATGCGGCATCGGCCCGGCCATTCCAGCACTCCGACAGGGACACAATGCTGGCGAACCTCGCCCAGACTATTTCCGAGGACCCGAGCGGAAAGGTCATTGCCGTGGGTGACTTCAATGCGGCCTCTACGGATAGGCACTTTTCCCTCCTCACCCAACACCTCAACGAGCCGCTGCAGGACAACCCCCTGGCAGGGTTCTCGTGGCCAGTCTCGCCCCTGCCGGTCACCCGACTGGACCACATCCTGCAACGTGGCATGTCAGCCACATCAAATTCACTGATGCCCGCTGGTGACAGCGACCACCTCGCCATTCGCGCCAGTTTTAATCTGTAG
- the thrC gene encoding threonine synthase — MAHQWRGVVREYAERLPVTAETKVITLGEGGTPLVYAQHLSALTGSNVYLKVEGMNPTGSFKDRGMTMAMTAAVAAGAKAVVCASTGNTSASAAAYAKAAGLTCAVLVPEGKISMGKLSQAVAHGATILQVDGNFDNCLDVARKLADSYPVFLVNSVNPARIEGQKTGAFEVVDALGDAPDYHVLPVGNAGNISAYWRGYREYAAPYESATAGTLPAVSTHTPVMWGFQAAGAAPFVAGHPITEPDTIATAIRIGNPASWDMAIAARDESGGLIEAVTDEEILAAHRWLSAKEGVFVEPGSAAGVAGVIKKHAAGQVPSGKTFVITVTGHGLKDPDWALKNADGSAAQPKSVPFDVVTVAEALGLTD; from the coding sequence ATGGCTCACCAGTGGCGCGGAGTTGTCCGCGAATATGCAGAGCGTTTGCCGGTAACGGCAGAAACCAAGGTCATCACGCTGGGCGAAGGCGGCACACCCCTGGTGTACGCGCAGCACCTGTCGGCGTTGACCGGTTCCAATGTGTACCTGAAGGTCGAGGGGATGAACCCCACCGGCTCCTTCAAGGACCGCGGCATGACCATGGCCATGACAGCCGCTGTTGCAGCTGGTGCCAAGGCCGTCGTGTGCGCTTCAACCGGCAACACCTCGGCGTCGGCTGCTGCCTACGCCAAGGCAGCGGGCCTGACCTGTGCAGTGCTGGTTCCGGAGGGCAAGATCTCCATGGGCAAGCTCAGCCAGGCCGTGGCCCACGGCGCCACCATCTTGCAGGTTGACGGCAACTTTGACAACTGCCTCGATGTAGCCCGCAAGCTGGCCGATTCCTACCCGGTATTCCTGGTGAACTCGGTCAACCCGGCCCGTATTGAAGGCCAGAAGACCGGTGCCTTCGAGGTTGTCGACGCCCTGGGCGACGCACCCGATTACCATGTGCTGCCCGTGGGCAACGCCGGTAACATCAGCGCGTACTGGCGGGGCTACCGCGAATACGCAGCGCCCTACGAGTCCGCAACCGCCGGCACCCTGCCGGCAGTTTCCACGCACACGCCCGTCATGTGGGGTTTCCAGGCAGCCGGCGCGGCGCCTTTCGTTGCAGGGCACCCCATTACGGAACCGGACACGATTGCCACCGCAATTCGCATCGGCAACCCGGCATCTTGGGACATGGCCATTGCCGCACGCGATGAGTCCGGCGGACTCATCGAAGCTGTCACGGATGAGGAAATCCTGGCTGCCCACCGCTGGCTCTCCGCCAAGGAAGGCGTCTTTGTTGAGCCTGGTTCGGCAGCGGGCGTTGCCGGTGTCATCAAGAAGCACGCCGCGGGCCAGGTTCCTTCCGGCAAGACCTTTGTCATCACCGTCACCGGCCACGGCCTGAAGGACCCCGACTGGGCTCTGAAGAACGCCGACGGCAGTGCGGCACAGCCCAAGTCTGTGCCCTTTGACGTGGTTACAGTTGCCGAAGCTCTTGGTCTGACGGACTAG